In the Maridesulfovibrio ferrireducens genome, one interval contains:
- a CDS encoding STAS domain-containing protein, with protein sequence MEITVRRHGESVVVSIGERIDAYGAVELDKVLADLLAEESLACMAFDMSDVRYLSSAGIRSIVRTLKILRLRKGALALCGLRSYCKNVLDTAGMTRSLDIFVSKSEAMNFLQSVQWERQALENWDNLESMDSPIGGFKFIPGENSQAELKVIGSVAEVLHSRVTEKRMFSRRFSQTEYSLGVGGLGDVPEDYMKVLGAMITIGGTMAWLPTDGHDLADFLVPQNDTGSVLIRTPFNLTISGGFNEYVMFNSTEEGGTTLDKLYRGLFLLARRRRRDFKGIIGVAAWTQVSELMAGTLMRSPIDEFAPANGRTIIDPLNSGEWWSRDSIPRHRNVTCLTCGVGVDLSCDLSVFDPAGLYAGFYIDPATAGDKGHILNNHGAVFEPLQMPEKMVSLDKSIRQVSAKAEFKDMRKLRDNTKITRAFMGISYIQKFSQDTSGWQGLGAEAAVSRGLADKRYRQEADSPTVPEKREEEINKFQRFLEAQQAKLGTKN encoded by the coding sequence ATGGAAATTACAGTTCGCAGACACGGTGAGAGTGTTGTAGTCAGCATAGGAGAAAGGATAGATGCTTACGGTGCAGTAGAGCTCGATAAAGTACTTGCAGATCTTTTAGCGGAAGAATCACTGGCCTGTATGGCGTTTGATATGAGCGATGTCCGTTATTTAAGCAGTGCCGGAATTCGCAGCATAGTGAGAACTCTTAAAATTTTACGCCTTAGAAAAGGGGCGTTAGCTCTTTGCGGTCTGCGTTCATATTGTAAAAATGTTCTTGATACTGCCGGTATGACTCGCTCTTTAGATATTTTTGTCTCAAAAAGTGAGGCCATGAATTTTTTGCAATCCGTGCAATGGGAACGGCAGGCTCTTGAAAACTGGGATAATCTCGAAAGTATGGATTCTCCCATCGGAGGGTTCAAGTTTATTCCGGGCGAGAACAGTCAGGCTGAACTCAAAGTTATAGGCTCGGTGGCGGAGGTTCTGCATTCAAGGGTAACTGAAAAGCGCATGTTCTCCCGTAGATTTTCACAGACCGAATATTCTCTCGGAGTAGGCGGACTCGGAGATGTTCCAGAAGATTATATGAAGGTTCTCGGCGCGATGATTACTATCGGCGGAACTATGGCCTGGCTTCCGACAGATGGACATGATCTGGCAGATTTTCTGGTTCCTCAAAACGATACGGGGTCCGTGCTTATCAGGACTCCTTTCAATTTGACTATTTCCGGGGGATTTAACGAGTATGTGATGTTTAATTCCACGGAAGAAGGCGGCACAACTCTGGATAAGCTTTATAGAGGGCTTTTTTTGCTGGCTAGAAGACGGCGCAGGGATTTCAAAGGGATAATAGGTGTAGCGGCGTGGACGCAGGTAAGCGAGTTGATGGCAGGAACTTTGATGCGTTCTCCTATAGATGAATTTGCTCCTGCGAACGGCAGGACTATTATCGATCCCCTTAATAGCGGGGAGTGGTGGAGTCGGGACAGCATTCCGAGACACCGGAACGTTACCTGTCTTACTTGCGGGGTAGGTGTTGATTTATCGTGTGATCTTTCAGTCTTTGATCCAGCCGGATTGTATGCCGGTTTTTATATCGATCCTGCCACAGCCGGAGACAAAGGGCATATTTTAAATAATCACGGCGCTGTTTTCGAGCCGCTTCAAATGCCGGAAAAAATGGTTTCACTTGATAAATCAATCCGGCAGGTTTCTGCAAAAGCTGAATTTAAAGATATGCGGAAATTACGTGATAATACTAAAATCACCCGTGCTTTTATGGGGATAAGTTATATTCAAAAATTTTCTCAGGACACTTCGGGCTGGCAGGGGCTGGGAGCTGAAGCCGCAGTCAGTAGAGGTCTCGCTGATAAAAGATATCGTCAGGAAGCAGACTCCCCGACTGTTCCTGAAAAAAGAGAAGAAGAAATAAACAAATTCCAGCGGTTTCTTGAAGCTCAACAAGCCAAGCTCGGCACAAAGAATTAA
- a CDS encoding leucyl aminopeptidase gives MEFNIVVEPASAWSADAVIFFAFKGSEEFLPGFSKWITTQADWVAGSPGLTDFTGELGSTTVIYGSSTSIQRVMIVGLGDKNEFGIEQFSQAVSSAFCKCRELKFRIVGAPLSAFEGIVLEDMHEHFVAAAMSGLYSYDEFKTKKEDNAALPEVVKMLTDAEPSETFIEAIHKGQTVGEAVSYARDLVNSPPNIANPVFLAEEAKKLAKKYGFKFKAMKRKEIIDKGMGAYASVFKGSIDEPRLITLEYCPKGREGDKPLVLVGKGVTFDTGGISLKPSGHIEDMKCDMAGAAAIFGFFHALGELNPDLPVVGILPCADNMPDGLATRPGEVVTSFSGKTIEILNTDAEGRLLLCDALAYSKQFEPAAIIDLATLTGGCIVAFGWNVAAVMDNSPKLENIIIESGMRVGERFWPMPLWDIYKEELKSDVADLKNIGSREGMTIHAGMFLKEFVPENVPWAHLDIAGPAWRKKKTATLTAGGTGFGVRTLIEIISRIDLEDI, from the coding sequence ATGGAATTTAATATTGTAGTTGAACCAGCGTCCGCATGGTCTGCTGATGCTGTAATTTTTTTCGCATTTAAGGGTTCAGAAGAGTTTCTGCCCGGATTTTCCAAATGGATAACGACGCAGGCAGACTGGGTGGCAGGTTCTCCGGGGCTCACTGATTTTACTGGAGAACTCGGCAGTACAACTGTAATTTACGGTTCTTCCACTTCAATTCAGCGGGTTATGATTGTAGGGCTCGGCGATAAGAATGAGTTTGGAATTGAGCAGTTCAGTCAGGCTGTGTCCTCGGCTTTTTGTAAATGCCGGGAGTTGAAATTCAGAATTGTCGGTGCTCCGCTGTCCGCTTTTGAAGGTATCGTTCTTGAGGATATGCACGAACATTTCGTCGCTGCTGCAATGAGCGGGCTTTATTCATATGATGAGTTTAAGACTAAAAAAGAAGATAATGCCGCGCTGCCCGAAGTCGTTAAAATGTTGACAGACGCTGAACCTTCCGAGACTTTTATTGAAGCTATCCATAAAGGACAGACTGTTGGAGAAGCGGTCTCCTATGCCCGTGATTTGGTTAATTCTCCTCCGAATATTGCAAATCCGGTTTTTCTTGCCGAAGAAGCAAAGAAGCTTGCAAAAAAATACGGCTTTAAATTTAAGGCCATGAAACGCAAGGAAATCATTGATAAGGGGATGGGGGCTTATGCTTCCGTTTTTAAAGGAAGTATTGATGAACCGCGCCTGATTACTCTTGAATATTGCCCTAAAGGAAGAGAAGGGGATAAACCTCTGGTGCTGGTCGGTAAAGGGGTCACTTTTGATACCGGCGGAATCTCGCTAAAGCCTAGCGGACACATTGAAGACATGAAATGTGATATGGCTGGAGCTGCGGCTATATTTGGATTTTTTCATGCTTTGGGCGAGCTGAATCCTGATTTGCCGGTTGTGGGGATATTGCCATGCGCGGATAATATGCCGGATGGATTAGCAACCCGCCCCGGTGAGGTTGTGACTTCTTTTTCCGGTAAGACTATCGAAATTTTAAATACTGATGCCGAGGGTCGCCTTTTACTTTGCGATGCTCTGGCATATTCGAAACAGTTTGAACCCGCCGCCATAATAGACCTTGCGACTCTCACAGGGGGGTGCATAGTTGCATTCGGCTGGAATGTTGCTGCTGTTATGGATAATTCACCGAAGCTTGAGAATATTATTATTGAATCGGGTATGAGAGTCGGTGAAAGATTCTGGCCCATGCCGCTGTGGGATATTTATAAAGAAGAGCTTAAAAGTGATGTGGCAGATTTAAAAAATATCGGGTCACGGGAAGGTATGACCATTCATGCCGGAATGTTTTTGAAAGAGTTTGTGCCCGAAAATGTACCTTGGGCGCATCTGGATATTGCCGGACCGGCCTGGCGAAAGAAGAAGACGGCAACTTTGACAGCCGGCGGAACGGGGTTCGGAGTCAGAACTTTAATAGAAATTATATCGCGAATCGATTTGGAAGATATTTAA
- a CDS encoding asparaginase, giving the protein MVANNISGEVVLIFTGGTIGMSEKPDAGGVVPDDNFNKLLSEITPDDKDIKIRPVLWSDVPSPHMSPEMMLKLAHDVDSYLSEDQVLGAVILHGTDLMAETAYALDLTVNSPKPVILTGAMRYFNESGYDGIRNLVDAVRVCLLPPPKGTDVIIQMADKLFAAKNAIKSSSLNVDPFIGQNTGRIGFIAGESVILTRADSYRRPRFSFPVTGVSKNVHLVGCHPGMNSTILEKLLETDVKGIVLEGFGAGNTPPELVAGIEKCIEAGVLVVLCTRCVEGGVWPIYAYPGGAANLKQKGVITAGGLSALKATLLLQLLLGSNCPIDQIKTIFAEESV; this is encoded by the coding sequence ATGGTTGCGAATAATATTTCAGGCGAAGTTGTCCTCATATTCACCGGCGGGACAATTGGAATGAGTGAAAAGCCTGATGCCGGAGGAGTTGTTCCCGACGACAACTTCAACAAATTACTTTCAGAAATAACTCCTGACGATAAAGACATTAAAATCCGTCCTGTGCTGTGGTCCGATGTTCCCAGCCCGCACATGTCTCCTGAAATGATGCTTAAACTGGCGCATGACGTAGACTCATACCTTTCCGAAGATCAAGTCCTTGGAGCAGTCATTCTGCACGGCACAGACCTTATGGCTGAAACAGCATATGCACTCGACCTGACCGTAAACTCCCCGAAGCCGGTAATTCTGACCGGAGCCATGCGCTATTTCAACGAATCAGGATATGACGGAATACGTAATCTGGTAGATGCCGTCAGAGTATGCCTGCTGCCGCCGCCCAAAGGAACAGACGTTATCATCCAAATGGCGGACAAGCTTTTTGCAGCCAAGAACGCAATCAAATCAAGTTCCCTTAACGTGGACCCATTTATAGGTCAAAACACAGGCAGAATAGGTTTTATAGCCGGAGAATCAGTAATCCTGACAAGAGCCGACTCCTACAGAAGACCGAGATTCTCTTTTCCGGTCACAGGCGTAAGTAAAAACGTACATCTGGTCGGCTGTCATCCGGGAATGAACTCCACAATTTTAGAAAAATTACTAGAAACGGATGTGAAAGGAATCGTGCTTGAAGGATTCGGAGCAGGAAACACACCTCCCGAACTGGTCGCAGGCATTGAAAAATGTATTGAAGCAGGTGTACTTGTAGTTCTATGCACCCGATGTGTGGAAGGCGGAGTATGGCCCATCTATGCTTACCCCGGAGGAGCCGCGAATTTAAAACAGAAAGGTGTCATAACAGCCGGAGGTCTTTCCGCGCTGAAAGCGACACTGCTGTTACAATTACTACTCGGCAGCAACTGCCCGATAGACCAGATTAAAACAATTTTCGCAGAAGAAAGCGTTTAA
- a CDS encoding ABC transporter substrate-binding protein — protein sequence MKKIVLLCLITLGLCFGSAFAADDTVKIGVLYNLTGAMAAVDQPGLHGMELARDVINSEGGVLGKKLSLIISDCRSNLDSTATAAESIADEDGIVAVLGLNDTDYVTAAAPAVTTKGLVFITAGATMQNLPYMYGKNFFMTAFGDNMQARAIAKFAKRRLKTERCFVGTDVSSEFAKTLSKYFKRRYRKYGGVVVDEVWYNAGDTTYPLPKEGDKPDLLFMSITPPDAAGYVTEARKAGFNQPIVSGDGFDTPGLLKIPEEYAHSIYFATHVAFDNPDPEVRDFVDSYKRMFGVAPESGFAALGYDTVMLLAQAITRAGSTDTEAIRAALSATVGFKGVTGDISYPEGVRVPNKTVDIVRFSNGTFSFVEQVSPN from the coding sequence ATGAAAAAAATAGTACTTTTATGTCTGATTACTTTGGGGCTTTGCTTCGGTAGCGCATTCGCAGCCGATGATACCGTTAAAATCGGAGTTCTTTATAATCTTACGGGGGCTATGGCGGCAGTTGATCAGCCCGGCCTGCACGGAATGGAGCTCGCAAGGGATGTGATAAACAGTGAAGGCGGTGTGCTTGGTAAAAAATTAAGCTTAATAATCTCAGATTGCCGTTCGAATCTTGATTCAACTGCAACCGCAGCTGAATCTATAGCTGATGAGGATGGAATCGTCGCGGTTTTAGGACTTAATGATACTGACTACGTCACAGCGGCGGCTCCTGCTGTAACAACTAAAGGGCTTGTGTTCATCACGGCTGGCGCCACGATGCAAAATTTACCTTATATGTACGGCAAAAACTTTTTTATGACTGCTTTTGGTGACAATATGCAGGCCCGTGCTATTGCTAAGTTTGCAAAGCGCAGATTGAAAACTGAACGCTGTTTTGTCGGGACAGATGTTTCCAGTGAGTTTGCCAAAACTCTTTCTAAGTATTTTAAGCGTAGATATCGCAAATATGGTGGAGTTGTTGTTGACGAGGTCTGGTATAATGCCGGAGACACCACTTATCCGCTACCAAAGGAAGGGGATAAGCCTGACCTGCTTTTTATGTCCATCACACCGCCTGATGCGGCGGGGTATGTGACAGAAGCCCGTAAAGCCGGATTTAACCAGCCGATTGTTTCCGGTGACGGGTTTGATACTCCGGGGTTATTAAAGATTCCTGAAGAATATGCTCATTCAATTTATTTTGCGACCCATGTTGCGTTTGATAATCCTGATCCTGAAGTCCGTGATTTTGTGGATAGCTACAAAAGGATGTTCGGAGTTGCGCCGGAGAGCGGTTTTGCCGCACTTGGATACGACACCGTCATGCTGCTTGCTCAGGCTATTACAAGAGCCGGTTCTACCGATACGGAAGCAATCAGGGCCGCTTTATCGGCAACTGTCGGATTTAAGGGTGTTACTGGAGATATCAGTTATCCTGAAGGTGTAAGAGTTCCTAATAAAACTGTTGATATTGTACGTTTTAGCAATGGAACTTTTTCTTTTGTTGAGCAGGTTTCTCCCAATTAA